Within the Arthrobacter caoxuetaonis genome, the region TTCGCCGGAGAGCACAACGGTCTCCGGCCCGGACTCTACCTCCGGCAGCGAGCCGCTCCTCAGCGACCACTGCTCCGGATCAACGGAGGCCAGGCTCCACTGGCCGTTACGCGCGATGCCGACCGGGACGACGTCGTACTTTGAATGGTCGATGGCCTCCAGCACGCCGGCAGCAGTCACGCAGCTGACTGAATGCTCACTGGAACGGCCGCCGAACAGGACAACGACGCGCGGTTTGCCGCTGGGCTGGGAGGAAGCGGGATCGATCGTCATGGGGCGTGCACACCTTCGGCTTTGAGTTCGCGGGCCAGCAGGCGCGGGCCGAGTTCGTCCACGGAAATGACGCCCTGCAGCACTGCAACGACGTTTTCGGTGATGGGCATGTAGACGCCAAGCTGGATGGCGCGGTCCAGCACGGCCTGGGCTGACTTGATGCCTTCGGCGGTCTGCTGCATTTTCCCGGTGACCTCGTCGAGGGTCAGGCCCTGCGCCAGCAGCCGGCCGGCGGTGTGGTTGCGGGACAACGACGAGGAACAGGTGGCAATGAGGTCGCCCATGCCGGAGAGCCCAAAGAGGGTCTCCGATTTGCCGCCCAGGGCAACCGCCAGCCGTGTGGTCTCGGCCAGCCCGCGGGTCATGACGGAGGCCTTGGTGTTATCCCCCATCTGCTTTCCCTCGCAGATCCCGACAGCCAGGGCAATGACGTTCTTGACGATGCCACCGATCTCCGTGCCGATCACGTCAGTATTCGTATAGGGACGGAAGTAGGGCGTGGTGCACGCTGAGGCGATCCAGCCTGCGGTTTCGATGCTGGAGCAGGCGACGACGGACGCTGTCGGTTCTTCACGGGCGATTTCCATCGCCAGGTTCGGGCCGGAGAGGACAGCGATGCGGTCCTGCGGCCACTCGAGCTCCTCGGCGATCACCTGGCTCATCCGCGCGTCCGTCCCAACTTCCAGGCCCTTCATAAGGGAAAGGATGATCGCGTCCTTGGGGACGAGGGACTTGAACTCGCGCAGCTGGGCCCGAAGCGTCTGCGCCGGTACAGCAAGGACTACCAGCTGCGCCCCGTTCAGGGCCTCTGCTACGTCATCGGTGGCCTGCAGGTTCGCGGGCAGCTGGATGTCCCCGAGGTAGCGTGAGTTGCGGCGGGTGGCGTTGATCTCTTCGGCGGCTTCCGGCCGGCGGGCCCACACGCGGACCTGCACTCCCCGGGAGTCGCCGGAATCGGCAGCGATCTTGGCGAAAGTCGTCCCCCAGCTTCCGGCTCCGAGGACAGCGACTGTCTGCGGCGGGCGTATCACTTCTTCTTCTCCGTGTCCTGCTCATAGCCTCTGCCTACCGGCTTCTGGCCTTTGCTTGAGGGATCCCAGCGTTCCTCAGGTGGTTCTTCACCGCGCAGCGTGGCCACCAGCGTGGTCATCTCTGCCATGATCCGTGCGGTCGCTTCCTCCAGCACGGCCTTCGTCAGCGGCAAGGAACGCAGATCGGACAGATCCACCGGTTCTCCTACGAGGAGCCGTACCCGCTTGCGCGGAAACAGGTGCAGCATCTTGCCGTAGCGCGGAAGCAGGTCCTGCGCCCCCCAGTGGGCCAGGGGTATCACCGGGGCACCGGTCTGGAGCGCCAGCCGGGCAGCTCCCGTGCGGCCCTTCATCGGCCACAGATCCGGATCCCGCGTCAGTGTTCCCTCCGGATACACGATGAGTGCTCCGCCGGCGTCGATCACTGCCTGGGCGCTGTCCAGGGAAGCTGCTGCCCCGGAGCCGCCGCGCTGAACCGGAACCTGCT harbors:
- a CDS encoding NAD(P)H-dependent glycerol-3-phosphate dehydrogenase — its product is MRPPQTVAVLGAGSWGTTFAKIAADSGDSRGVQVRVWARRPEAAEEINATRRNSRYLGDIQLPANLQATDDVAEALNGAQLVVLAVPAQTLRAQLREFKSLVPKDAIILSLMKGLEVGTDARMSQVIAEELEWPQDRIAVLSGPNLAMEIAREEPTASVVACSSIETAGWIASACTTPYFRPYTNTDVIGTEIGGIVKNVIALAVGICEGKQMGDNTKASVMTRGLAETTRLAVALGGKSETLFGLSGMGDLIATCSSSLSRNHTAGRLLAQGLTLDEVTGKMQQTAEGIKSAQAVLDRAIQLGVYMPITENVVAVLQGVISVDELGPRLLARELKAEGVHAP
- a CDS encoding lysophospholipid acyltransferase family protein; translation: MSESAKSRITFTLLAAVVRPVLNLMMARRWEGIENLPKGQGFIACPNHVTEIDPLVVGHFFYSQGYLPRYLAKASLFKAPVLGPALRATKQVPVQRGGSGAAASLDSAQAVIDAGGALIVYPEGTLTRDPDLWPMKGRTGAARLALQTGAPVIPLAHWGAQDLLPRYGKMLHLFPRKRVRLLVGEPVDLSDLRSLPLTKAVLEEATARIMAEMTTLVATLRGEEPPEERWDPSSKGQKPVGRGYEQDTEKKK